From one Solanum stenotomum isolate F172 chromosome 12, ASM1918654v1, whole genome shotgun sequence genomic stretch:
- the LOC125848237 gene encoding uncharacterized protein LOC125848237, whose protein sequence is MKLETSMAQSPIGNSRRRGDDGDFNLREWTLKAKIRRENTNSRRFSASYIRSFREDAKSFRSNISISSTASSPGYITLRDEIDPSTYSFTTALKALQAKTTYSWEYMSPDGLALNSKWNEAEKYICNPLSGEVPLECLSAKTLSGRSFRQLTKSAPLIYPSHYQTRQFRPKPPTKVVPHLPPHELQIQIPTKEKVSITRDVGTQSSTPGNYLSSKSPSPARTPSIEERSTKRCVADDSPMTTPEIKSQEKVEVKETRGKEDTKRNEEQLELEGERNNNNNNKQEQKSTKCSRQGCLSWRPRLCMRQKQKEKKHSKSIKKKKNIISLP, encoded by the exons ATGAAATTAGAAACTAGTATGGCACAATCACCTATTGGAAATTCAAGAAGGCGCGGCGACGATGGAGATTTTAACCTTAGAGAATGGACTCTTAAGGCCAAAATTAGAAGAGAAAATACAAATTCAAGAAGATTTTCAGCTTCTTATATTAGAAGTTTTAGAGAAGATGCAAAATCTTTTAGATCAAATATTTCCATTTCTAGTACTGCTTCTTCCCCTGGCTACATCACCTTAAGAG ATGAAATTGACCCATCAACTTATTCTTTTACCACTGCCCTTAAAG CATTGCAGGCAAAAACAACATATAGTTGGGAATACATGTCACCAGATGGATTGGCTTTAAACTCGAAGTGGAATGAAGCTGAGAAATATATATGCAATCCTTTATCAGGGGAAGTTCCATTAGAATGTTTATCTGCAAAAACACTAAGTGGGAGATCGTTTCGACAATTAACCAAGTCTGCACCTTTGATTTATCCTTCACATTATCAGACTAGACAATTCCGTCCAAAACCTCCTACAAAAGTAGTACCTCATTTGCCTCCACATGAACTACAAATCCAAATTCCAACCAAAG agAAGGTTAGCATTACAAGAGATGTGGGAACACAGAGTAGTACTCCAGGCAATTACTTAAGTTCAAAGAGTCCAAGTCCTGCTCGTACTCCATCCATTGAGGAAAGATCAACAAAACGTTGTGTAGCTGATGATTCACCTATGACTACTCCTGAAATCAAATCTCAGGAAAAG GTGGAAGTGAAAGAAACAAGAGGGAAAGAAGACACAAAAAGAAATGAGGAACAGCTGGAACTGGAAGGTgagagaaataataataataataataagcagGAGCAGAAGAGTACTAAATGCAGCAGGCAAGGATGCTTGTCATGGAGGCCAAGATTGTGCATGAGACAAAAgcagaaagagaaaaaacatagtaaatcaataaagaagaagaagaacataaTTTCTTTGCCATGA
- the LOC125847188 gene encoding RHOMBOID-like protein 9, chloroplastic produces MKMINRGGRAKKLEQYMKLKAKAIESSNEESSSFYMIGILASINIAVFLFETASPVRNSEVGMLSLPMVYGAKINHLILLGEWWRLLTPMFLHSGVLHIALGCWMLLSFGPQVCKAYGSFPFFLIYVLGGISGNLISFLHTAEPTVGGTGPAFALIGAWLIYQVQNKDMLGKEASKSMIEKAIITTAISFVLSNFGPIDDWAHFGATLMGIAYGYLICPCPQVENIASSENGQKEGITLVKQYSDPYLGGNPSTSFMLIFALIGGVMGASSMLAGFFHLRKWTSHSLASAASSAIISWTITALAFGLVCKQIIMGGHRGKRLQTLEALITIAMVSQLLYILLLHTGIFRSRYGPVYGSYGPQH; encoded by the exons ATGAAAATGATCAACAGAGGTGGCAGGGCTAAGAAACTAGAACAGTACATGAAGTTAAAAGCTAAAGCTATTGAGAGTTCAAACGAAGAATCATCTAGTTTTTACATGAT AGGAATACTGGCTTCTATTAACATTGCAGTATTCCTGTTCGAGACAGCTAGTCCAGTCAGGAACTCGGAAGTAGGGATGTTGTCACTACCAATGGTATATGGCGCGAAGATAAATCATTTGATCCTACTTGGTGAATGGTGGAGGCTTCTAACACCGATGTTTCTG CACTCAGGAGTCCTTCACATAGCCCTTGGTTGTTGGATGCTTCTAAGTTTTGGGCCTCAAGTATGTAAAGCATATGGTTCATTTCCATTTTTCCTGATATATGTTCTTGGCGGAATTTCTGGTAACCTCATCAGTTTTCTTCACACCGCGGAGCCAACTGTTGGAGGAACT GGACCTGCTTTTGCTCTAATAGGAGCTTGGCTCATTTATCAAGTCCAGAACAAAGACATGCTAGGAAAAGAAGCTTCTAAAAGCATGATCGAAAAGGCCATAATAACAACTGCTATCAGCTTTGTTCTAAGCAACTTTGGGCCTATAGATGACTG GGCACATTTTGGAGCAACATTGATGGGAATAGCATATGGTTATCTTATATGTCCATGTCCTCAAGTGGAAAATATTGCATCTtcagaaaatggtcaaaaagaAGGAATCACACTTGTTAAACAATATTCAGATCCTT ATTTAGGTGGGAATCCATCAACAAGTTTTATGttgatttttgcattgattGGGGGAGTAATGGGTGCTTCCTCTATGCTAGCTGGGTTTTTTCATCTCCGAAAATGGACTAGTCACAGTTTGGCTAGTGCTGCTTCTTCAGCTATAATCTCTTGGACCATTACTGCTCTTGCTTTTGG TCTTGTTTGCAAGCAGATAATAATGGGAGGTCACCGAGGAAAACGCCTG CAAACTTTGGAAGCGTTGATCACCATAGCTATGGTGAGTCAATTACTCTATATACTACTGTTGCACACTGGGATTTTTCGCAGCAGGTATGGCCCTGTTTATGGTTCCTATGGACCTCAGCACTAG
- the LOC125847187 gene encoding ultraviolet-B receptor UVR8-like, whose product MTSRSAVIAWGSGEDGQLGIGNNEEKEWACSIKALKSEKVSSVVAGSRNSLAICEDGKLFTWGWNQRGTLGHPPETKTENIPSQVKALANVKIVQAAIGGWHCLAVDDQGKAYAWGGNEYGQCGEEPERKDDTGRPVKRDIVIPKRCASKLSVRQVAAGGTHSVVLTREGQVWTWGQPWPPGDIKQISTPVRVQGLASVRLIAVGAFHNLALLDDGVLMAWGNNEYGQLGTGDTQPRSQPIAIQGLSGLTLVDIAAGGWHSAALTNEGEVYGWGRGEHGRLGFGDDKSSKMVPQKVQLLAGENIVQVSCGGTHSVALTHDGRMFSFGRGDHGRLGYGRKSTTGHPSEVPINIPPPSDVNSTEGERWCAKLVACGGRHTLASVEWQTFESE is encoded by the exons ATGACTTCCAGAAGCGCCGTCATCGCTTG GGGCTCTGGAGAAGATGGTCAATTGGGTATTGGAAACAATGAAGAGAAAGAGTGGGCTTGTTCAATTAAAGCTCTAAAATCTGAAAAAGTTTCTTCTGTTGTTGCCGGAAGTAGAAATTCTCTTGCCATTTGTGAAGATGGCAAA TTATTTACGTGGGGTTGGAATCAAAGAGGAACCTTGGGACACCCACCTGAGACAAAAACAGAGAACATTCCTAGTCAGGTTAAAGCTCTTGCCAATGTGAAAATTGTTCAG GCGGCAATTGGTGGCTGGCATTGTTTGGCTGTAGATGATCAAGGCAAGGCTTATGCTTGGG GTGGTAATGAGTACGGACAATGTGGGGAAGAACCAGAAAGGAAAGATGACACTGGAAGGCCCGTAAAGAGAGATATTGTGATCCCTAAGCGTTGTGCCTCTAAGCTTTCTGTTCGTCAG GTAGCTGCTGGTGGTACACACTCTGTTGTTCTTACAAGGGAAGGACAAGTATGGACATGGGGTCAACCATGGCCTCCTGGTGACAT AAAGCAAATTTCTACTCCTGTCCGTGTACAAGGTCTTGCAAGTGTGAGGTTGATTGCAGTAGGGGCCTTTCATAACTTGGCTCTTCTTGATGATGGAGTTCTAATGGCATGGGGTAATAATGAGTATGGGCAACTTGGAACTGGGGATACCCAGCCAAGATCACAACCCATTGCCATTCAAGGGCTATCTGGTCTCACTTTG GTTGATATCGCTGCTGGAGGATGGCATTCTGCAGCTTTGACAAATGAGGGAGAG GTTTATGGCTGGGGAAGAGGGGAACATGGTAGACTTGGATTTGGGGATGACAAGAGTAGTAAAATGGTGCCGCAAAAGGTTCAACTTTTAGCTGGGGAGAACATTGTTCAG GTTTCATGTGGGGGAACACACTCTGTTGCATTAACGCATGATGGTCGAATGTTTTCT TTTGGGAGGGGAGACCATGGACGACTAGGATATGGTAGAAAGTCGACAACTGGTCATCCATCGGAAGTTCCAATAAATATTCCGCCTCCAAGTGATGTCAACAGCACAGAAGGAGAGCGTTGGTGCGCTAAACTTGTCGCTTGTGGTGGCCGCCATACTTTGGCGAGTGTAGAGTGGCAGACATTTGAGTCTGAGTAG